From Raphanus sativus cultivar WK10039 unplaced genomic scaffold, ASM80110v3 Scaffold0215, whole genome shotgun sequence, one genomic window encodes:
- the LOC108836474 gene encoding cysteine proteinase inhibitor 4, producing the protein MTMKSLICLSLILLPLIAVVEGNLGGWKNIENLSDPNVVSLAKYAVDEHNKQSKANLVFVKIVEGKEQVVSGKKYDLKIAAKDGGGATKNYEAVVVERVWAHYRSLESFKAV; encoded by the coding sequence atgacgATGAAGTCTTTGATTTGTCTCTCGCTCATCCTCCTCCCTCTCATCGCCGTCGTGGAAGGCAACCTCGGTGGGTGGAAGAATATTGAAAACTTATCAGATCCGAACGTGGTGTCGCTCGCGAAGTATGCGGTTGATGAGCATAACAAGCAGTCGAAAGCGAATCTGGTGTTCGTGAAGATAGTCGAGGGGAAGGAGCAAGTGGTTAGCGGGAAAAAGTACGATCTGAAGATTGCGGCCAAGGATGGTGGTGGTGCGACGAAGAACTACGAGGCTGTGGTGGTGGAAAGGGTGTGGGCTCATTACAGGAGTCTTGAGTCTTTCAAGGCTGTGTAG
- the LOC130501491 gene encoding cysteine proteinase inhibitor 4-like encodes MLKTLICLCLILLPVTSVVGEKAPPGRWKRIRNLDRDYFVNIAKFAVDEHNKHSKNKLVFIRILEGREQMDTGQRDYFKIGVRNSEDWSEIYEASVFDKEHKNAPILEFFRKIR; translated from the coding sequence ATGTTGAAGACTTTGATTTGTCTATGTCTCATCCTCCTCCCTGTCACCTCCGTTGTGGGAGAAAAGGCGCCACCAGGTCGGTGGAAGAGAATCAGGAATTTAGATCGTGATTACTTCGTTAACATCGCCAAGTTTGCGGTCGATGAGCATAACaagcattcaaaaaataaattggtGTTCATTAGAATCCTCGAAGGAAGGGAACAAATGGATACGGGACAGAGAGACTATTTTAAAATTGGGGTCAGGAATAGTGAGGATTGGTCAGAGATATATGAGGCATCAGTGTTTGACAAGGAACATAAGAATGCTCCGATCCTTGAGTTTTTCAGGAAGATAAGGTAA
- the LOC108831181 gene encoding uncharacterized protein LOC108831181, translating to MEEAAAAAAELERLQIDILRRISVLESSILPEESSSPPLPDDESRTVSRLSAILRSGGVKDFSFKRVAPDYYDWPLESRRGVLGASSVDHLCKSIVLVNTQASSDILDCSDRNNSKYYVVVVQYTARFNADAVKNFLYLLNEGKIPKKRFNLRLAPEETSIELTGFEHNAVTCVGMKTSIPVILDEAITKLKPDFFWLGGGEIDLKLGVRTSEFLDFVNPFVVPCS from the exons ATGGAGGAAGCGGCTGCAGCGGCGGCGGAGCTCGAGAGACTCCAAATCGATATCCTCCGACGAATCTCAGTTCTCGAAAGCTCGATTCTCCCGGAGGAGAGCTCGTCGCCTCCTCTACCTGACGATGAAAGCCGAACAGTGTCACGCCTCTCCGCCATTCTCCGCTCCGGCGGCGTCAAAGACTTCTCCTTCAAGAGGGTCGCTCCGGATTACTACGACTGGCCTCTCGAATCCCGCCGCGGCGTTCTCGGCGCTTCCTCCGTCGACCATCTCTGCAAGAGCATTGTCCTG GTTAATACTCAAGCTTCATCAGATATTTTGGATTGTAGTGATCGCAACAACTCAAAGTACTATGTGGTTGTGGTTCAG TACACTGCCAGATTCAATGCTGATGCAGTGAAGAACTTTCTTTACTTACTAAACGAGGGCAAGATCCCGAAGAAGAGATTTAATC TGAGACTTGCACCGGAGGAGACGTCGATTGAACTTACTGGGTTTGAGCACAATGCGGTCACCTGTGTAGGGATGAAGACCAGCATACCG GTGATATTGGATGAGGCAATAACCAAACTTAAACCGGACTTCTTCTGGTTGGGAGGTGGAGAGATCGATCTGAAGCTTGGCGTCAGAACATCTGAATTCCTTGATTTTGTGAACCCATTTGTCGTTCCTTGTAGCTGA
- the LOC108831182 gene encoding protein GOLVEN 1-like yields MSCSVGSGLATVFCYLLLLLSSNVVCASARRLRFHKHHHKVASLVQDFVHGGGRRVRVLGGVETGEEVVVMDYPQPHRKPPIHNEKA; encoded by the coding sequence ATGTCTTGCTCTGTGGGGAGTGGGCTCGCGACAGTGTTCTGTTACCTTCTTCTGCTTTTGTCATCCAACGTTGTATGTGCCAGTGCTCGTCGTCTAAGGTTTCACAAGCATCATCACAAAGTTGCTTCTTTGGTACAAGACTTCGTCCATGGTGGAGGAAGGAGGGTGAGGGTGCTAGGTGGAGTGGAGACAGGGGAAGAAGTAGTAGTCATGGATTATCCTCAGCCTCATCGCAAGCCTCCCATCCACAACGAGAAggcttaa